The window CAGATCCTCGGGGACCTCGACGTCGGCCTCCTGGGCCAGGGTGTGCAGGTAGGACTCCTGCGGGCCGGTCATCGGCTCACCGCCGGTCACCCACTCCTTGGGGTCCTTCTCCGGGTTGGTCGAGACGTTCTCGTCGGAGGCGGTGGCGTTGCTGTCGCCGGCTGCGGTGTCACTGGGCTTGCTCATGGCGTGTCCTTCTCGTCGTGCCTGCCGGAGCAGGGCGGTCCGTCGGAAACCGCAGTACCCACCTGCCGCCCGGTCGAACCTGCGTTCGAACCCGGTCCCGCGTCGTGGACGACATTCCAATTCCCGGCCGGGAGTGGCGTTCACCCGACCGTCCGGAGGGCCTCGGCGGCACCGCGTCCCGAGGGCAGGCTCGCCCTCCCCGAGCACCGGCGCCGGGACCGGTGCGGCCGCCGTCCGGGCCGACCGGGTCCCCCGCGCACGGACGGGCCGCATCCGGCGCCGGTGATCCGGGAGTACTTCGGTGAACGGCGCCGCCTGCCGGGACGTACTTCCTGCAGGGGGCGGCACCGTCCCCGATCCTCGACGTGGAGGTACGCATGTCCGTGCGCCTGTCCCGTGTCCTCGTGGCCACCCTGCTGGCCCTCGGCGTCGGCGTCGCCGCCGCTCCCGCTGCCGCCGCCCACCCCGGCGGCGGCGGCTCCGGTCCGGCCCGCATCGAGCTCCCGGCCGGTTTCCAGCCGGAGGGCATCTCCAGCGCGGGATCGGTCTTCTTCGTCGGTTCCCGCACCGACGGCGCCATCTACCGCGGCAGCCTGCGCACCGGCGAGGGTGCGGTCCTGGTGCCCGGCACCCCCGGCGGCTTCGCGGCCGGCACCGAGGTGGACCGCGCCGGTCGGCTCTGGGTCGCCGGCGGCGCCACCGGGACCGGCACCGTCTACGACACCCGCACCGGCGCCCGGCTGGCCCGCTTCGACTTCGACACCAGCGGCGCCGCCTTCATCAACGACGTGGTCGTGACCCGCAACGCCGCGTACTACACCGACTCACGCCACCCGGTGCTCTACGTCGTCCCGCTGGGCCGCCACGGCAGCGTCGGTGAGGTCACCGCCCTGCCGCTGACCGGCGCGGTGCAGGTCGTCCCCGGCGCCACCAACCTCAACGGCATCGAGACCACCCCGGACGGCCGGCGACTGCTGGCGGTGCAGTCCAACACCGGACTGCTCTTCGCCGTCGACCCGTCCACCGGGGTCACGACTCAGGTCGATCTCGGCGGGGTCGGCGTGGCCAACGGCGACGGCCTGCTGCGGGACGGCCGGACGCTGTACGTGGTGCAGAACCGGCTGAACACCATCGCCGCGTTCGATCTGGACAAGACCGGCACCCGCGGGACCCTGCGGGAGCTCATCACCAGCGGCGACTTCGACATCCCGACCACCGTCACCGGGTCCGGCAGGTACCTGTTCGCCGTCAACGCCCGGTTCGGCACCGCCGATCCGCTCACCGCCGCGTACTGGATCACCCGCGTACCCCGCTGAGCCCGGGGCCGTGGTGCCCCGGCCCGCGCGGCACGGGGCCGGGTGACGCCGCCGTCCGGGTCAGCCGAACGCCCGGATCCCGAGGTGGACGGCCAGCGCCAGCCCGGCCGCTCCGATGAGCCAGCGCAGCACCGTGGCGGGTGACCGCCGGACCACGGCGGGTCCCAGCCGGGCACCGATCAGGCATCCGATGCCCAGCGGGACGACCGCGGACCACTGCACGGGGGCGAGGACGACGAACCCGGCCGCGGCCACCAGGTTCGCCGCCCCCAGCAGCACGTTCTTCGCCGCGTTGGCGCGGGGCAGGTCCAGCGGCGTGCTGTGCAGCAGCAGCGCCAGCAGCAGCACTCCCGCGGCGGCGCCGAAGTAGCCGCCGTAGACCGCGATCGCCCCGAGGGCGACGGCCTGCAGGACCCGGTGCCGCCGGGTCGGCCCGGCGTCGGCCGCGGGATCGGTGCGCCGGCGTGGGATGAGGATGGTCAGCGCCGCCGCGCCGAGGAGGAACGGCACCACCTTCTCGAAGCCGTCCGCGGGCGTGGACAGCAGCAGGGCCCCGCCGAGCACCCCGCCGAGCACCGCCACCGGAACCAGCGGCCGCAGGAAGGGGCCCTGCCCACGCAGTTCCGGGCGCGAACCCAGCACCGACCCGATGGTGGAGAACGTCAGCGCGACCGTGTTGGTGACGTTGGCGTCGATCGGTGACAGCCCGACGGCGAGCAGGCCCGAGTAGGTGGCCAGCGACGCGAGCCCGGCGATGCTCCCGGTCAATCCACCGGCGATGCCGGCGACGACGAGGAAGCAGAACGCGAGGACCGACACCCGCGTGATTCTCCCAGCCCGCTGACGCATGTCCCGCCGTCGATGCACCCGGACGGGTGTGCCGCCGGTCTCCCGTTCGCCCGGTCGTGAGTAATACGCGGGTAAAGGCCCTCCTGAGCGTGAGCTCCGACACGCATTGTTAACAGCGGCGTCCCCGAAGGGGTCCTCACCACCTCCTACAGTTCGCGGCACGAGCACCGACGTCCACGCTGCGAGACGCGGTTCGCCCCCGAGGAGATCCCATGACGCACCCGCAGCACCAGCGGCGCCCCGCCCGGGCGCTCCGTCGTCCCGGGGCGGCCCTCCCGCCCCGCGGTCACCGTCGCCCGCTCCACCCGAGGACGGCGTCCGCCGTCCCGACCCCTCAGGAGACCCGATGACCACCACCGACAAGCCGTCGTCGCTGGACGCCGAACAGGTCGGCTACAAACAGTCGCTGGGCCGCCGACACGTGCAGATGATCGCCATCGGCGGCGCCATCGGCACCGGCCTGTTCCTCGGCTCGGCCTCCCGGCTCAACGCCACCGGACCGGCCCTGCTGATCAGCTACGCCACCGTCGGCGTGATCGCGTACTTCCTGATGCGCGCGTTGGGCGAGCTGGTCCTGCACCGCCAGACGTCCGGCGCCTTCGTGTCGTACATGCGCGAGTTCTACGGCGAGAAGGCGGCCTACGTCACCGGCTGGATGTACTGGCTGAACTGGGCGCTGACCGGCATCGCCGAACTCTCCGCCGTGGCCATCTACATGCAGTACTGGTTCCCGGAGCTGCCGCGCCCGATCACCGTGCTCGTCGCGCTGGCCGTCGTGCTGATCATCAACCTGCTGTCGGCGCGGGCGTTCGGTGAGTTCGAGTTCTGGGCGTCCATCCTCAAGGTCGGCGCGATCGTGATCTTCCTCGTCGTCGGGCTCGTGGTGGTGATCGGCCGGTTCGACATCGGTGACCACCAGGCCGGGTTCCAGAACCTGTGGAGCAACGAGGGCGGCTTCTGGCCGACCTCGGGCGGCTACAACTGGTACGGCCCGATCCTGGTGATGAGCGGCGTGGTGTTCGCCTACGCCGCCATCGAGATGGTCGGCGTCGCCGCCGGCGAGATGGCCGACCCGAAGCGCGAGGTCCCCAAGGCGGTCAACTCGGTCATCTTCCGGATCGCCGTGTTCTACTGCGGCTCGATCCTGCTGCTGGTCAGCATGCTGCCGACCACCGACTACACCGCCGGCGAGAGCCCGTTCGTCACCGTGTTCGGCGCGATGGGGCTGAACTGGATGGGCGCGCTCATCCAGGCCGTGCTCATCGTCGCCGCGATGAGCAGCCTGAACTCCGGGCTCTACTCCACCGGCCGGGTGCTGCGCAGTCTGGGGATGAGCAAGCAGGCGCCGGCCTTCACGCTCAAGATGAGCAGGTCCGGCGTGCCGTGGGCCGGCATCGTGATGACGTCCGTGGTCTACGTGTTCGGCGCCATCCTCAACGAGATCGACCCGGACGCCTTCGAGACCGCCCTGGAGGCGGCCGCCATCGGCGTCGTGTTCACCTGGGGGACGATCTTCGTCTGCCAGCTGCGGCTGCGGAAGCTGGTGGACAGGGGCGTGATCCCGAAGGCGCCGTTCCAGATGCCCGGCTCGCCGTACACCAGCTGGATCGGCCTGGTCTTCCTGGGTCTGGTGCTGGTCGGGATGGCCATCTCCGGGTGGCAGTCATCGCCGGAGTTCTGGCACAAGACCAGCTTCATCGTGATCGTCATCGGCATCCCGGTGATCGCGCTGCTGCTCACCATCGGCTGGAACGTGGTGCGCAACAGGGTCGTGGAGAACACCGGCGGCCGGATGGGACCGCACTGGACCGACGAGGGTCCGGCCTACGGTGACGACGACCCGGAGCTGACCTCCGGCCACCGCGCACCGTGACGGCACGGACGCCCTGACGGCGTCCACCGGCCCCGGGTGCACCCGGGCACGAACCGCCCCGACCGGGCACCGACGGCACCGTCGGTGCCCGGTCGGCTGTGACAGGAGACCGCGATATCGAACCGCCCGCCCCGTGACACGCCGGCCGACCCGGCCCGATCGGTCGAGTCGCTGGCCCGCTTCCTCGCCCGGCATCCCCCGTTCGACGCGCTGCCACCCCCCGAGCGGCACACCCTCGCCGCCGCCGCGACGATCGAGGACGTCGCCCCGGGGGTGACCGTGCTGGACGCGTTCGCCGCCCCGAGCACGGCGATGTTCGTCGTCGTGGCCGGCGAGGTCGAGCTGTGGGACACCGCCGACGCCGCCGGAGCGCCCGACGAGACCCTCGCCGCCGGCGGGGTGTTCGGGTTCTCCGCGATGCTGAGCCGGTCGGCCGTCGGCCCGATCGCCCGCGCCCTGGGGCCGGTGCGGCTGGCCCGGATCCCCGCCGACGCGGTCACCCCGGCGTTCTCGTCGGGCTCGGGCGTGCGGTTCCTGGCCGAGACGTTGACCGCGGTCAACACCCGCACCGGCCAGTCCGGCTACGGCATCGTCGACGAGCTGATCGTCTCGGTGCCGCTGGTGGTGCCGCCGACCGCCACCGTCGGTGAGGTGGCACGGGCCATGAACCGACGCGACACGCGCTATGCCGTGGTCGATCTCGGCGAGGTCGCGACACCAGCGCCGCACGCCGGTGGCAGCCCCGTCCACGGGCTGGTGACCGACGGGACGCTGCGCCGGCTCGTCCTCGGCGCCGGCCGGGGCGCCGACACCCCGGTCACGGAGGCGATGATGCACCCGGCTCCCCGGGTGTTCGCCGGCACCCTGGCCGCGCAGGCGCTGCTCGAACTCACCGACCGCGACCTGCACTGTCTGCTGGTGGTGGGGCGCACCGGAGATCTGCGCGGCATCGTCGACATCGCCGACTTCCTGGTCTCTCCGTCCACCGTCGGGGTGTCGTTGCGGCAGCAGATCGCCCGGAGCACCACCGCCGACCAGCTGGTGACGCTGTCCCGGCGAGCGCCGTTGGTGCTGTCGGACCTGCTGCGCCGGGGTCGCAGCGCCGGGGAGATGACCACCGTCTACTCGACCGTCGTGGACGCCCTCACCCAGCGGGCGCTCACGCTCGTGCTCGAGCAGCACCCCGGGGTGGACCCGGCCGGCGTGACCTGGCTCGCGCTGGGCAGCACCGGACGACGCGAGCCGGTCTTCAGCTCCGATGTCGACGCGGCCGTGGTGCTCGCCGACGACGTGGACCCGGTGGCGGCGCGCACCCGCTACCGCGCCGCATTCGACGACGTCGGGGCGCTGCTGGCGCGCTGCGGGCTCCGGGTCGACGGCCACGGGGCGGTGCCCTGGCGACCGGCGTTCGCGCGGACCCGCCGCGAGTGGCGGGACGCGGCGACCCGCTGGATCGAGTCGCCGCTCGACGACAACGGCATGATGATGACCTCGCTGCTGCTGGACGCCCGGCCCGTCCACGGCGAGCCCGGGCCGCCGATCGTGGCCGAGGTCTTCGGCGACGTGCACCGGCTGCCGGGGACCCTGCGGCTGCTGCTGGCCGAGTCCCTGTCCACCCGCGCCCGGCTCCGCTCCATGCGCGACGTGCTGGCCCGCCGCGGCGGCACCTTCGACATCAAGACGCACGCGCTGCGTCCGGTGGTGGACATCGCCCGGTGGGCGGCACTGGCCGTCGGCTCCACCGAGCTGTCCACCGCCGGCCGGCTGGCGGCGGCGTCCGGTTCGCCGATGCTGCCGGAGGACTCCGCGGCGGTGCTGACCGAGGTGCACGAGGTGCTGCAGCGGACCCGGCTGCGGTACCAGCTCGCCCAGCTCGACCGCGGCGAGGAGCCGAGCGACGTGATGTCGATGCGCCGGCTGTCGCCGCTGGACCGCAGCCTCATCGGGCAGGCGGTCCGGGAGATCGCCGTCGTGCAGAAGCGGATGGCCAACGTGTCGCACCTGGTGGACCCGGCGGCGTGGGGCACGCCCGGCGTCAGCGGATGACGCGGGCGCCGTCCAGGACGAACGGCTCCCACCGCACCCCGCCGACCGCCCCCAGGCAGGGGTCGACACCGACGACGGCATGCGCCCCGACCGGCACGGTCACGTGGCGCCGGTCGCGATCCACCTCGGCCACCGCGGTGACCGCGGGACCGGCCCGCCAGACGTCGCGCTGCCAGTCGATCACCGTGGAGTGGCCGTGCAGCTGCGAGAAGGGCAGCTCGGCCGGCAACTGCTGCCAGGACGCGACCAGCTCGTCGCCGGCCGCCGCCCACAGCGGCCCGGCGGTGGTGGACACCACGCCGTCGATGAGCACCCCGCCGTGGAAGAGCACCGGCTCGTGCACGGTGCCGATGAGGCCGTTCAGGGCCCGCGCCGCGTACGGGGCGGCGGTGGGGGCGGCGAGCACGGTCGACCAGTAGCCGCGGGTGAGGCCGGCGTGGGTGACCAGCCAGTCGTCGGTGGGTCCGGCGATCGCCGCCGCCACCTGCATGCGGCCGTCGCGCCACCAGTCCTGGACGGTACGGACGGTGGCGCGGTCGAGCTTCTCGCGCCAGACGAACCGGGGCTCCTCGGTGAGGTACTGGGCCTCGTGGTTGCCGGCGAGTTGCACCCACCGGCCGGGGTGGTCGGTCATCAACCGGTCGACGAGCCGCACCACGCCGGGGGTGTCCGGGCCGCGGTGGATCAGGTCGCCGACCTGGACGACGGTGAGATCGTCCGGCAGCGCACAGGTCCGGGGGTCGGCGCCGAGCCCGGTGAGCACCCGGGTGAGCTCGGCGGCGTGCCCGCCGATGTCGCCGAGCACCGCCACGCGTCCGACCGCCACCGCCACCCCCTCGTCGCCCCCGGGCTGCATCGTCTCATCCGGGCGGCGATCGGGCGGGCCGCGCCCGCCTGACCCGGCCGCACCCGCCGCGCGCGGATCGGGCGGGCCGCGCCCGCCTGACCCGGCCGCACCCGCCGCGCGCGGATCGGCGCGGACCTCGCCGGGGTCAGCCGAGGCGCCGGCGGACGACGGCCTTCGCGAGCACCAGCGCCACGGTGGCCGTCACCGCGCCGGCCCACAGCCACGGGCTGGACCCGACATTCGCCGGATCGGCACTGAAGAAGCCGGTCGGGTCGGGCGCCGGCGGACGACCCGCTCCCAGTTCCGCGCGCACCCCCGCCGGGACGTTCGCCAACGGCAGGCTGACCCCACAGCCGGACTCGCGCAGGACGCCGCCGTGGACGGTCGGCAGCATCAGGTACGGCCGGTCGTCGTAGCCGGTGCCACAGACCGGGGGGACGAGAACGTCGACGGTGCGGTCGACCTCACCGCGGTAGACCGTGTCCACCGTGAAGGTCCACCGGGTCGCGTCCGACCAGTGCAGCCACCCGACGGGCTCACCGACGGACGTGACGCGGCCGACGAACACCGGTTCCGGGTTCTCGGCCAGCCGTTCGGCGAGGGAGACGTCGACGCAGCTGCAGGCGTGCGCCGTCCCCGGCACACCGACCGACACCAGCCCGCCGAGGAACGCCGCGGCCGCCAGCGACCCGATCCGACGACCCACGGTGGGAGCCTCCCCTCTGTGCTGGTCGGAGCGTAACCGGGGCCGGGCGCTCCGGCGCGGCTCACGCCTCCCGGTCCGGGCGGGTGGGGCGGCGGGGTGAGAAGCTACCTGTCACGACTCCCGCGCCGCCGCGGCCGGCGGGTCGCGACGCCGGCAGACCCCGCTCGGAGAGGCGAACCATGACCGACACCGCGACGGACCTCCCCGGGCGCGCCGGGATCGGGGAACGTGAGATCACCCTCCGCTTCCTCGCCGCCCCCACCGACGTGGCCCTGATCGACAGCACCGCCGTGGCCGGCGGGCGGGTCCTGGAATGGATCGACAAGGCCGCCTACGCCTGCGCGGTCGGCTGGAGCGGTGGCTACTGCGTCACCGCCTACGTCGGCAACGTCAGCTTCACCCGGCCCATCAACTCCGGCGAGCTCGTCGAGGTGCTCGCCCGGCTGGTCTACACCGGCCGTTCGAGCATGCACATCGAGGTGTTGGTGTCCTCGGCCGATCCGCAGCTCGGGGTCTACACCCTCGCGACCTCGTGCACCGTCATCTTCGTCGCCGTCGGTGACGACGGCCGCCCGGTCCCGGTGCAGCAGTGGGAGCCGGTGACCGACGACGACCGCTGGCGCGGCCGCATCGCCCGCGAGAAGATCGCCGTCCGGGCCGATGTCGAGGCCGCGATGAAGGAGCAGACCTACACCGACGACACCGCGGCGCAGCAGGCGACGCTGCGGTTCCTGGCCGCCCCGACGGACGTGAACTGGGGCGGCAAGACCCACGGTGGCACGGTGATGCGCTGGATCGACGAGGCCGCGTACGTGTGCGCCGCCGGGTGGAGCGGTCAGCGCAGCATCGCCATCTACTCCGGCGGGATCCGGTTCTACCGGCCCATCCTCATCGGCCACCTCGTCGAGGTGCAGGCCCGGCTGCTCTACACCGGGCGGTCCAGCATGCACGTCTCGGTGCACGTCCGCTCGGGCGACCCGAAGGCGCCGGAGCTCCAGCTGACCACCCACTGCCTCAGCGTCTTCGTGGCCCTGGACGCCGACGGCCGCACCACGAAGGTGCGGCCGTGGGTGCCGCAGACCGACGAGGACCGTCGCCTCGACGCGCACGCCCAGCATCTGGTCAAGCTGCGGGCGCGGCTGGCGCCGCCCTACCCGGTCTGACCTCCGGTCGGCGGGCCGCCGCGACGCGGGCGATCCGGACGGGCCCGGACCGTCGGGGCGCCGGGACCCCTCCGCCCGGCGCCACCAGCCGCTCCATCCACGGCCGGTCCGGCCGCACCGACGGCGCCGGCAGCGGCGCGGCCGGCAGCGGCGCGGCCGGCAGCGGGGCGGCGGACACCGGTGGGGCCGCGGACACCGGTGGGGCCGCAGACGACGCCCACCCGGCCGGAGGACGCCCCGGCCGCACCACCCGGCGGCCACCGGCCGCCCCGCCGGACCGCCGCGCGAGATCCCGGGCGGCCGCGATCACCGCGGCGGCGCCGGACCGGGCGGCCGGCGCCCGCCTGCCGGACCGGCCGGCCACCGGGTGCGCGGCCGTCTGCGTGGGTCGGTCCATCGTCAGGCCGTGGCCCCGCAGAGCGCGGTGGCGTTCGCGCGCAGTTCCGCCAGGAGCCCGTCGACGATGGCCCGGTCGTAGCTGACCATGCCGACCCCGAGGTCCGCGAGGCACATGTTCTCCTCGGTGACGACCCAGGCGGCGGCATCGGCCCACTCGTAGTGCCGGCCGTGGGCGTCCATGGTGCCCGGGTTGTCGGAGAACAGCGCCGCGGTGGCGTCCGACGGCCGGACCCCCCGCGCGAAGGCGCCGACCTCGATGTTCGTCGCGGCCCCGACGCAGGCGTCCCCCTCGCACGGGGCTCCCCGGAAGGCCTTGACCGCGGCGTCCTCCATCCCGCTGGGCCGGGGGACGACGACGGACATCAGGGTGGCCACGAGGTCGCCGCCCTCCTCGCCCGCGGTCCAGGTGCACTGATGACTGACTTGGAAGTCCTGCTCCTCGGTGGTGGTCTCCCAGCCGTCGGTGAGCGAGATACCCGGGGTGGCGGGGCAGTCGGTGGGTGGTTCGCCGGCCGGCAGCTCGCCGATCGCCGCACCGCCGCCGGTCGGGGACGCACCGCCGCCGGCGGCTGACGGTGGGGCGGAGCCGGAACAGCCGGCGGTGGCGATCAGGGCTGCGGCCATGGTCGCGAACAGGACGGGCCGGATGGGACGCATGCATTCACTCCTGGGTCTGGGGGGGTTCGGGTCGGCCCGACGTACGCCGTCACGGGCGAGGTCGGACCGGGGCCTGCATCGGGGGGTCAGCCGGTCGGGTCGAGGCGGGTGA is drawn from Nakamurella deserti and contains these coding sequences:
- a CDS encoding DUF3072 domain-containing protein — its product is MSKPSDTAAGDSNATASDENVSTNPEKDPKEWVTGGEPMTGPQESYLHTLAQEADVEVPEDLTKADASTMIDELQGKTGRGQ
- a CDS encoding amino acid permease, which translates into the protein MTTTDKPSSLDAEQVGYKQSLGRRHVQMIAIGGAIGTGLFLGSASRLNATGPALLISYATVGVIAYFLMRALGELVLHRQTSGAFVSYMREFYGEKAAYVTGWMYWLNWALTGIAELSAVAIYMQYWFPELPRPITVLVALAVVLIINLLSARAFGEFEFWASILKVGAIVIFLVVGLVVVIGRFDIGDHQAGFQNLWSNEGGFWPTSGGYNWYGPILVMSGVVFAYAAIEMVGVAAGEMADPKREVPKAVNSVIFRIAVFYCGSILLLVSMLPTTDYTAGESPFVTVFGAMGLNWMGALIQAVLIVAAMSSLNSGLYSTGRVLRSLGMSKQAPAFTLKMSRSGVPWAGIVMTSVVYVFGAILNEIDPDAFETALEAAAIGVVFTWGTIFVCQLRLRKLVDRGVIPKAPFQMPGSPYTSWIGLVFLGLVLVGMAISGWQSSPEFWHKTSFIVIVIGIPVIALLLTIGWNVVRNRVVENTGGRMGPHWTDEGPAYGDDDPELTSGHRAP
- a CDS encoding metallophosphoesterase, whose amino-acid sequence is MQPGGDEGVAVAVGRVAVLGDIGGHAAELTRVLTGLGADPRTCALPDDLTVVQVGDLIHRGPDTPGVVRLVDRLMTDHPGRWVQLAGNHEAQYLTEEPRFVWREKLDRATVRTVQDWWRDGRMQVAAAIAGPTDDWLVTHAGLTRGYWSTVLAAPTAAPYAARALNGLIGTVHEPVLFHGGVLIDGVVSTTAGPLWAAAGDELVASWQQLPAELPFSQLHGHSTVIDWQRDVWRAGPAVTAVAEVDRDRRHVTVPVGAHAVVGVDPCLGAVGGVRWEPFVLDGARVIR
- a CDS encoding superoxide dismutase, with the translated sequence MSVRLSRVLVATLLALGVGVAAAPAAAAHPGGGGSGPARIELPAGFQPEGISSAGSVFFVGSRTDGAIYRGSLRTGEGAVLVPGTPGGFAAGTEVDRAGRLWVAGGATGTGTVYDTRTGARLARFDFDTSGAAFINDVVVTRNAAYYTDSRHPVLYVVPLGRHGSVGEVTALPLTGAVQVVPGATNLNGIETTPDGRRLLAVQSNTGLLFAVDPSTGVTTQVDLGGVGVANGDGLLRDGRTLYVVQNRLNTIAAFDLDKTGTRGTLRELITSGDFDIPTTVTGSGRYLFAVNARFGTADPLTAAYWITRVPR
- a CDS encoding acyl-CoA thioesterase, giving the protein MTDTATDLPGRAGIGEREITLRFLAAPTDVALIDSTAVAGGRVLEWIDKAAYACAVGWSGGYCVTAYVGNVSFTRPINSGELVEVLARLVYTGRSSMHIEVLVSSADPQLGVYTLATSCTVIFVAVGDDGRPVPVQQWEPVTDDDRWRGRIAREKIAVRADVEAAMKEQTYTDDTAAQQATLRFLAAPTDVNWGGKTHGGTVMRWIDEAAYVCAAGWSGQRSIAIYSGGIRFYRPILIGHLVEVQARLLYTGRSSMHVSVHVRSGDPKAPELQLTTHCLSVFVALDADGRTTKVRPWVPQTDEDRRLDAHAQHLVKLRARLAPPYPV
- a CDS encoding putative nucleotidyltransferase substrate binding domain-containing protein, coding for MTVLDAFAAPSTAMFVVVAGEVELWDTADAAGAPDETLAAGGVFGFSAMLSRSAVGPIARALGPVRLARIPADAVTPAFSSGSGVRFLAETLTAVNTRTGQSGYGIVDELIVSVPLVVPPTATVGEVARAMNRRDTRYAVVDLGEVATPAPHAGGSPVHGLVTDGTLRRLVLGAGRGADTPVTEAMMHPAPRVFAGTLAAQALLELTDRDLHCLLVVGRTGDLRGIVDIADFLVSPSTVGVSLRQQIARSTTADQLVTLSRRAPLVLSDLLRRGRSAGEMTTVYSTVVDALTQRALTLVLEQHPGVDPAGVTWLALGSTGRREPVFSSDVDAAVVLADDVDPVAARTRYRAAFDDVGALLARCGLRVDGHGAVPWRPAFARTRREWRDAATRWIESPLDDNGMMMTSLLLDARPVHGEPGPPIVAEVFGDVHRLPGTLRLLLAESLSTRARLRSMRDVLARRGGTFDIKTHALRPVVDIARWAALAVGSTELSTAGRLAAASGSPMLPEDSAAVLTEVHEVLQRTRLRYQLAQLDRGEEPSDVMSMRRLSPLDRSLIGQAVREIAVVQKRMANVSHLVDPAAWGTPGVSG
- a CDS encoding sulfite exporter TauE/SafE family protein — its product is MSVLAFCFLVVAGIAGGLTGSIAGLASLATYSGLLAVGLSPIDANVTNTVALTFSTIGSVLGSRPELRGQGPFLRPLVPVAVLGGVLGGALLLSTPADGFEKVVPFLLGAAALTILIPRRRTDPAADAGPTRRHRVLQAVALGAIAVYGGYFGAAAGVLLLALLLHSTPLDLPRANAAKNVLLGAANLVAAAGFVVLAPVQWSAVVPLGIGCLIGARLGPAVVRRSPATVLRWLIGAAGLALAVHLGIRAFG